In a single window of the Allobranchiibius huperziae genome:
- a CDS encoding DUF3180 family protein, with translation MNAGQLTWKHALGVAAVVFVVAYAALAVWNAHGHAMPQNSWIAVGVVVVMAAMVLFAGNEIRIYLKGESTRPPSPQRSRSTLVAAQACILAGAAFAGWYAGTAAVDAGRMQTTTGPSSFLLAVVLIVVCVALVVSGLVVQWWCKLPEDDEDKKRRTPKGPPGEVV, from the coding sequence GTGAACGCCGGACAGCTGACCTGGAAGCACGCACTCGGTGTCGCCGCCGTGGTCTTCGTGGTCGCGTACGCCGCCCTCGCCGTGTGGAACGCGCACGGTCACGCGATGCCGCAGAACTCCTGGATCGCCGTGGGAGTCGTGGTCGTCATGGCGGCCATGGTGCTCTTCGCCGGCAACGAGATCCGGATCTATCTCAAGGGCGAGTCCACCCGACCTCCGTCACCGCAGCGGTCGCGTAGCACCCTGGTGGCCGCGCAGGCGTGCATCCTCGCCGGTGCCGCGTTCGCCGGCTGGTACGCCGGGACCGCCGCGGTCGATGCCGGGCGGATGCAGACCACGACGGGCCCGAGCTCGTTCCTGCTGGCCGTCGTGCTGATAGTGGTGTGCGTCGCGCTGGTGGTGAGCGGCCTGGTCGTGCAGTGGTGGTGCAAGCTGCCCGAGGACGACGAGGACAAGAAGCGGCGCACCCCGAAGGGGCCTCCCGGCGAAGTCGTCTGA
- a CDS encoding NADH-quinone oxidoreductase subunit D, with protein sequence MATRELTVGVGAGELATADMVLNIGPQHPATHGVLRLRVTLDGERISRAEPIVGYMHRGAEKLFEVRDYRQIMVLANRHDWLSAFSSEVGLALTVERMLGMEVPVRATWTRTLLSELNRVLNHLMFLGSYPLELGAITPIFYSFREREELQAVMEEISGGRMHYMFNRVGGLREDIPAGWLQRVQAAIDGVRARMPELESLLIGNEILQARTRGVGVLTSEAVASYGVSGPIARASGFDVDLRRDQPYLAYDELFAAGGPGRVVTRQAGDCLARLEVLLEQTHVSLDLAQACVERLLAMPAGPVNLKLPKVLKVPEGSDYVATENPLGFNGYYLVSRGDKTPWRLALRSASFNNVAVLAELLPGNLLADMVAILGSMFFVVGDIDK encoded by the coding sequence ATGGCCACCCGTGAACTGACCGTCGGTGTCGGCGCGGGTGAGCTCGCGACCGCGGACATGGTCCTCAACATCGGTCCGCAGCACCCCGCCACGCACGGCGTGCTCCGGCTGCGGGTGACCCTCGACGGCGAGCGCATCTCCCGCGCCGAGCCCATCGTCGGATACATGCACCGCGGCGCCGAGAAGCTCTTCGAGGTGCGCGACTACCGCCAGATCATGGTGCTGGCCAACCGACACGACTGGCTGTCGGCGTTCAGCAGCGAAGTGGGTCTCGCGCTCACCGTCGAGCGGATGCTCGGCATGGAGGTACCGGTCCGTGCGACCTGGACGCGGACCCTGCTGTCCGAGCTGAACCGGGTGCTCAACCACCTGATGTTCCTCGGCTCCTATCCCCTGGAGCTCGGCGCGATCACCCCGATCTTCTACTCCTTCCGCGAGCGCGAGGAGTTGCAGGCGGTGATGGAGGAGATCTCCGGAGGCCGGATGCACTACATGTTCAACCGGGTCGGCGGCCTGCGCGAGGACATCCCGGCCGGGTGGCTGCAGCGCGTCCAGGCCGCGATCGACGGCGTGCGTGCCCGGATGCCCGAGCTGGAGAGCCTCCTGATCGGCAACGAGATCCTGCAGGCCCGCACCCGCGGCGTCGGCGTGCTCACCAGCGAGGCCGTCGCGTCGTACGGCGTCTCCGGACCCATTGCGCGCGCCAGCGGCTTCGACGTCGACCTGCGCCGCGACCAGCCCTACCTGGCGTACGACGAGCTGTTCGCCGCCGGCGGCCCGGGCCGGGTCGTCACCCGGCAGGCCGGCGACTGCCTCGCGCGGCTGGAGGTGCTGCTGGAGCAGACCCACGTCAGCCTCGACCTCGCGCAGGCCTGCGTCGAACGACTGCTCGCGATGCCCGCGGGCCCGGTCAACCTGAAGCTGCCGAAGGTGCTGAAGGTGCCCGAGGGCAGCGACTACGTCGCCACGGAGAACCCGCTCGGTTTCAACGGCTACTACCTGGTCTCCCGGGGCGACAAGACGCCGTGGCGGCTGGCGCTGCGGTCGGCGTCGTTCAACAACGTCGCGGTCCTGGCCGAGCTGCTGCCGGGAAATCTGCTGGCCGACATGGTCGCGATCCTCGGCTCGATGTTTTTCGTCGTCGGCGACATCGACAAGTAG
- a CDS encoding EamA family transporter: protein MSVDVETSHTLTTTGSPAGATSRALIIALASAAAFGTSGPFAKELFTAGWSPAAAVTMRIGIAALVLAIPTAHELRGRWRLLRTNARAVLLYGLFGVAGCQLFYFVAVQHLSVGVALLLEYLSPTLLVVLAWARTRRAPSRLTLAGAAVALLGLVLVLDVFGSVSVDAVGVLFGLAAAVCSATYFIVASDEPQDGLSPLALSGAGMAVGLVPLLLLGMVGALPMHASMHSVPLGGWQVSVLVPVLGISLVAAAFAYVSGVVAARMLGTRVASFVALAEVLFAVFFAWLLLGELPLPVQLAGGALIVLGVVLVRAADDRGSLAD from the coding sequence ATGTCGGTCGACGTCGAGACCAGTCACACCCTCACGACGACCGGGTCGCCCGCGGGCGCCACGTCGCGCGCCCTGATCATCGCGCTCGCGTCCGCCGCGGCGTTCGGTACGTCCGGACCGTTCGCCAAGGAGCTCTTCACCGCCGGCTGGTCCCCCGCGGCCGCGGTCACCATGCGGATCGGGATCGCCGCCCTGGTGCTCGCGATCCCCACGGCGCATGAGCTGCGGGGTCGCTGGCGCCTGTTGCGCACCAACGCGCGTGCCGTGCTGCTCTACGGCCTCTTCGGGGTGGCCGGGTGTCAGTTGTTCTACTTCGTCGCGGTGCAGCACCTCTCGGTCGGCGTCGCGCTGCTGCTGGAGTACCTGTCCCCCACGCTGCTGGTGGTGCTCGCGTGGGCGCGGACCCGGCGGGCGCCCTCGCGCCTGACGCTGGCCGGCGCCGCGGTCGCGCTCCTCGGACTGGTGCTGGTGCTCGACGTCTTCGGATCGGTGAGTGTCGACGCGGTCGGCGTGCTCTTCGGGCTGGCAGCGGCGGTCTGCTCGGCGACGTACTTCATCGTGGCGTCCGACGAGCCGCAGGACGGCCTGTCGCCCCTCGCGCTCTCGGGCGCGGGTATGGCGGTCGGCCTCGTGCCGCTGCTCCTGCTCGGGATGGTCGGCGCGCTGCCGATGCACGCCTCGATGCACTCGGTGCCGCTCGGCGGGTGGCAGGTCAGCGTGCTGGTGCCGGTGCTCGGCATCTCACTGGTCGCGGCGGCGTTCGCCTACGTCTCGGGCGTGGTCGCCGCGCGGATGCTCGGCACCCGGGTCGCGTCGTTCGTCGCCCTTGCCGAGGTGCTCTTCGCGGTCTTCTTCGCGTGGCTCCTGCTCGGTGAGCTGCCGCTGCCGGTCCAGTTGGCCGGCGGCGCGCTGATCGTGCTCGGCGTGGTGCTCGTGCGCGCCGCGGACGATAGAGGCTCCCTGGCAGACTGA
- a CDS encoding CGNR zinc finger domain-containing protein: MPFTHDTEDALTSAVALVNSVASTGPAGRTDPEHDVLLDPQEFEEFVDQWEWTGARDHDEAERRAVRALRPRLRALWEADGEDELVVLVNELLRAGRALPQLVRHDEWDYHLHATSRDAPFATRWMVEAAMAMVDVLRAGEIWRLKICAADDCDDVLIDLSKNRSRRFCDAGCGNRANVAAYRARRKSGDDAARG, from the coding sequence ATGCCGTTCACCCATGACACGGAGGATGCGTTGACCTCCGCGGTCGCGCTGGTGAACTCCGTGGCGTCCACGGGTCCGGCCGGGCGGACCGACCCCGAACACGACGTGCTGCTCGACCCGCAGGAGTTCGAGGAGTTCGTCGACCAGTGGGAGTGGACCGGTGCGCGCGACCACGACGAGGCCGAACGACGCGCCGTCCGCGCGTTGCGACCGAGACTGCGCGCGCTGTGGGAGGCCGACGGGGAGGACGAGCTGGTGGTCCTGGTCAACGAGCTGCTGCGAGCGGGCAGGGCGCTCCCACAGCTCGTGCGGCACGACGAATGGGACTATCACCTGCACGCCACGTCGAGGGACGCGCCGTTCGCCACGCGCTGGATGGTCGAGGCGGCCATGGCGATGGTGGACGTGCTGCGGGCCGGGGAGATCTGGCGACTGAAGATCTGCGCGGCCGACGACTGCGACGACGTGCTGATCGACCTGTCCAAGAACCGGTCGCGCCGGTTCTGCGACGCGGGGTGCGGCAACCGCGCGAATGTCGCGGCGTACCGGGCCCGCCGCAAATCCGGCGACGATGCGGCGCGCGGGTAA
- a CDS encoding SAM-dependent methyltransferase has protein sequence MSWTPWEQAWEDALYGERGFYRSTHGPAAHFATSAQGIPGGGAVLARAVVALARVHRARHILDFACGRGELLTQLSALAPDLTLTGVDVVDRPADLPQDAAWVAGPGGAQVPPGLHGLSDVLVLAHEWLDVVPCPVLRHDGRRLRVVEIDQHGVERLGAPASAADQRWCEDNWPGWDREDSRIEVGRTRDAAYAELRGSVDSGVVVTIDYGHLRDARPDGGTLMGYRDGQACAPRPDGSTDVTAHVAMDTLGAPRLVRQRDLFTELGIRPEAADDALARTDPPAYLRSLALRSAYTALTASGGLGDFWWSVDPVSRRQDAATAASW, from the coding sequence ATGAGCTGGACGCCGTGGGAGCAGGCGTGGGAGGACGCGTTGTACGGCGAACGCGGCTTCTACCGCTCGACGCACGGCCCCGCCGCGCACTTCGCGACCTCCGCGCAGGGCATCCCCGGAGGCGGCGCGGTGCTGGCGCGGGCCGTCGTGGCGCTCGCCCGCGTGCACCGGGCACGGCACATCCTCGACTTCGCCTGCGGCAGAGGCGAACTGCTCACACAATTGAGCGCGCTGGCGCCGGATCTCACCCTGACGGGAGTCGACGTCGTCGACCGTCCTGCAGACCTACCGCAGGACGCCGCCTGGGTCGCCGGGCCCGGCGGGGCGCAGGTGCCGCCGGGGCTGCACGGACTGTCCGACGTGCTGGTCCTGGCCCACGAGTGGCTCGACGTGGTGCCGTGTCCGGTGCTGCGGCACGACGGGCGGCGGCTGCGGGTGGTCGAGATCGACCAGCACGGCGTCGAACGACTCGGAGCGCCGGCATCGGCCGCCGATCAGCGCTGGTGCGAGGACAACTGGCCCGGCTGGGACCGCGAGGACTCCCGGATCGAGGTCGGCCGGACCCGCGACGCGGCGTACGCCGAGCTGCGCGGGTCGGTGGACAGCGGCGTCGTGGTCACGATCGACTACGGCCATCTGCGAGACGCTCGCCCGGACGGCGGCACGCTCATGGGCTACCGCGACGGCCAGGCCTGCGCGCCACGTCCGGACGGCAGCACCGACGTCACGGCGCACGTCGCGATGGACACGCTCGGTGCACCTCGGCTCGTGCGACAGCGGGACCTGTTCACCGAGTTGGGCATTCGCCCGGAAGCTGCCGACGACGCGCTCGCGCGTACGGATCCGCCGGCATACCTGCGATCGCTCGCGCTCCGAAGCGCCTACACCGCATTGACCGCCTCGGGAGGGCTGGGCGACTTCTGGTGGTCGGTCGATCCGGTCAGCCGCCGGCAGGACGCAGCGACTGCAGCATCGTGGTGA
- a CDS encoding DUF2520 domain-containing protein: protein MSTTGRPPSLRVAVVGCGRVGAVLGAAFRAAGHEVTATSAVSDASLQRAAEMLPGVPVLPPPEVARSAEVVLLTVPDDELGDLTRSLGAQGAWNGGRLVIHTSGFHGCDVLAPVVEAGGDAIAMHPAMTFTGTARDLPRLLGIPMAVTASMGADLIAEALVLDLGGEPLPLSEEQRPRYHAALTHGANHLVTLVAQSQQILRHAGIEAPQQVLDGLLTAALTNALEHGDRALTGPVARGDVETVRAHLQVLSDESPDVPDSYRAMALATALRAAERHATPARTTRPMLDLLDPNGQEG, encoded by the coding sequence GTGAGTACGACGGGTCGGCCACCGAGCTTGCGCGTCGCGGTCGTCGGATGCGGCCGCGTCGGCGCGGTGCTCGGTGCCGCGTTCCGCGCGGCAGGTCATGAGGTCACGGCCACCAGCGCGGTGAGCGACGCCTCCCTGCAGCGGGCGGCCGAGATGCTGCCCGGCGTGCCGGTGCTCCCTCCGCCGGAGGTCGCCCGGTCGGCCGAGGTCGTGCTCCTCACCGTGCCGGACGATGAACTCGGCGATCTGACCCGTTCGCTCGGCGCCCAGGGGGCCTGGAACGGCGGCCGTCTCGTCATCCACACCAGCGGTTTCCACGGCTGCGACGTGCTCGCTCCGGTCGTCGAGGCCGGCGGCGACGCCATCGCGATGCATCCCGCGATGACCTTCACCGGCACAGCGCGCGACCTGCCCCGACTCCTCGGCATCCCGATGGCCGTCACTGCGTCGATGGGCGCGGACCTGATCGCCGAGGCGCTCGTGCTCGACCTCGGCGGTGAACCGTTGCCGCTGTCGGAGGAGCAGCGCCCGCGCTACCACGCCGCCCTCACCCACGGCGCCAACCATCTGGTCACCCTCGTCGCGCAGAGTCAGCAGATCCTGCGGCACGCCGGGATCGAGGCGCCGCAGCAGGTGCTCGACGGCCTGCTCACGGCCGCGTTGACCAACGCGCTCGAGCACGGTGACCGGGCGCTCACCGGGCCGGTGGCACGCGGTGACGTGGAGACGGTGCGAGCCCATCTGCAGGTGCTGTCCGACGAATCACCCGACGTGCCCGACTCCTACCGCGCCATGGCGCTGGCCACCGCCCTGCGCGCCGCGGAGCGCCACGCGACCCCGGCGCGCACCACCCGACCGATGCTGGATCTGCTCGACCCGAACGGACAAGAGGGATGA
- the panC gene encoding pantoate--beta-alanine ligase, whose translation MTHETPTIAYSRDELQTARAALGDDVGVVMTMGALHEGHARLIRQARQEMEHVVVTIFLNPLQFAAGEDLSRYPRTFEEDLTICAREGVDLVFAPSPDVVYPDGEPGVRISAGALGNVLEGAARPGHFDGVLTVVAKMLHLVRPSRAYYGQKDAQQLLLIKRMARDLDFPTEVVAVETAREEDGLALSSRNRYLTETDREVAGCLSQALRAGADMARIGPAAVRRAARDVLVREPLALIDYLVLVHPTELTEVAEWYRGPALLAVAGRVGTTRLIDNLPIELGPDGGARPIS comes from the coding sequence ATGACGCACGAGACACCGACGATCGCCTACAGCCGCGACGAACTGCAGACCGCGCGTGCGGCGCTCGGTGACGACGTGGGCGTCGTGATGACGATGGGAGCGCTGCACGAAGGTCACGCGCGGCTCATCCGCCAGGCGCGCCAGGAGATGGAGCACGTCGTCGTGACGATCTTCCTCAACCCGCTGCAGTTCGCGGCCGGCGAGGATCTGTCGCGGTATCCGCGCACGTTCGAGGAGGACCTGACGATCTGCGCACGCGAGGGCGTGGATCTGGTCTTCGCGCCCTCACCCGACGTCGTGTATCCCGACGGCGAACCCGGTGTGCGCATCTCGGCGGGCGCGCTGGGCAACGTGCTGGAGGGCGCCGCCCGGCCCGGGCACTTCGACGGGGTCCTCACCGTCGTGGCCAAGATGCTGCACCTGGTCCGGCCCTCACGGGCGTACTACGGGCAGAAGGACGCTCAGCAGCTGCTGCTCATCAAGCGGATGGCCCGCGATCTCGATTTCCCCACTGAGGTGGTGGCCGTCGAGACCGCCCGCGAGGAGGACGGGCTGGCGCTGAGCAGCCGCAACCGCTATCTGACCGAGACGGACCGCGAGGTTGCGGGCTGCCTGTCACAGGCGCTGCGCGCAGGCGCCGACATGGCGCGGATCGGACCGGCCGCCGTACGACGTGCCGCCCGCGACGTGCTGGTGCGTGAGCCGCTCGCCCTGATCGACTACCTCGTGCTCGTGCACCCGACCGAGCTCACCGAAGTGGCCGAGTGGTACCGCGGACCGGCCCTGCTGGCGGTCGCGGGACGGGTCGGCACGACCCGGCTCATCGACAACCTGCCCATCGAGCTCGGCCCGGACGGCGGGGCGCGACCGATCTCCTGA
- a CDS encoding AlkA N-terminal domain-containing protein has translation MHTDTDACLRAVRSRDARFDGWFVTGVRSTGIYCRPSCPATPPKARNITFLPTAAAAQSAGFRACKRCRPDASPGSPEWNVRADLVGRAMRLIGDGVVDRDGVTGLAQRLGYSVRQIERAVQAELGAGPLAIARAGRAQSARILIETTTLPLAQVAHASGFGSIRAFNEAVQEVFAMTPSQLRAAKTARGRSGTSPERDPSPWQRLSLRLPFRAPFHPDNVFGHLAATGVPGVEEWRDGRYRRTLDLPGGPGIVELSPTTDHVRADLALTDLSDLTVAVSRCRWLLDLDCDPEAVDAALAEDPHLAPLVRRTPGRRVPRTVDSREMAIRLVLGQQVSTKAARTHAGRLAATFGAHVDDPGGGLTRLFPGPEALLTAGDESFAMPVTRRETIRSLCRVLSQGSLDTSAGADREEARRVLGDVPGIGPWTVESYAMRALGDPDAFPGTDLGVRIAARALGIEDRPRVIESASARWRPWRSYAVQHLWATGDHEANKLPEEDIL, from the coding sequence ATGCACACCGACACCGACGCTTGCCTGCGGGCCGTCCGATCCCGTGACGCACGGTTCGACGGCTGGTTCGTGACCGGCGTGCGCAGCACCGGCATCTACTGTCGACCCAGCTGCCCGGCGACCCCGCCCAAGGCGCGCAACATCACCTTCCTCCCGACCGCCGCCGCGGCGCAGTCGGCCGGCTTCCGCGCCTGCAAGCGCTGCCGGCCGGACGCCAGCCCCGGCTCGCCGGAGTGGAACGTGCGCGCCGACCTGGTGGGGCGCGCCATGCGCCTGATCGGCGACGGCGTCGTGGACCGCGACGGCGTCACGGGGCTCGCACAGAGACTCGGCTACTCGGTGCGGCAGATCGAGCGGGCCGTCCAGGCCGAGCTCGGCGCCGGTCCGCTCGCGATCGCCCGGGCCGGGCGCGCACAGTCCGCGCGGATCCTCATCGAGACCACGACCCTGCCGCTCGCACAGGTGGCGCACGCCTCCGGGTTCGGCAGCATCCGGGCGTTCAACGAGGCGGTGCAGGAGGTCTTCGCGATGACGCCGTCGCAGCTGCGCGCCGCGAAGACAGCGCGCGGTCGGAGCGGCACCTCGCCCGAGCGCGACCCTTCGCCGTGGCAGCGGCTGTCCCTGCGGTTGCCGTTCCGCGCGCCGTTCCACCCGGACAACGTCTTCGGCCATCTCGCCGCGACCGGCGTGCCGGGGGTGGAGGAGTGGCGCGACGGCCGCTATCGGCGCACGTTGGACCTGCCCGGCGGTCCGGGCATCGTCGAGCTGTCACCCACGACGGACCACGTCCGCGCGGACCTGGCACTCACCGATCTGTCCGACCTCACCGTGGCGGTGAGCAGATGCCGGTGGCTGCTGGATCTCGACTGCGATCCGGAGGCCGTCGACGCCGCGCTGGCCGAGGATCCCCACCTGGCGCCGCTCGTCCGTCGTACGCCGGGCCGGCGCGTGCCCCGGACCGTCGACTCCCGAGAGATGGCGATCCGCCTCGTGCTCGGCCAGCAGGTCTCCACGAAGGCGGCGCGCACCCACGCGGGGCGTCTCGCGGCGACGTTCGGGGCGCACGTCGACGACCCGGGCGGAGGTCTGACGCGGCTCTTCCCCGGGCCGGAGGCACTGCTGACGGCCGGCGACGAGTCGTTCGCGATGCCCGTGACCCGGCGGGAGACGATCCGGTCGCTGTGCCGGGTGCTGTCGCAGGGGTCCCTGGACACCAGCGCCGGTGCCGACCGCGAGGAGGCCAGGCGGGTGCTCGGCGACGTGCCCGGCATCGGACCGTGGACCGTGGAGAGCTACGCCATGCGGGCGCTGGGCGATCCCGACGCCTTTCCCGGCACCGACCTCGGCGTGCGGATCGCGGCCCGGGCCCTCGGCATCGAGGACAGGCCCCGCGTCATCGAGAGCGCATCGGCCCGCTGGCGGCCCTGGCGTTCCTACGCCGTGCAGCATCTGTGGGCCACCGGCGACCACGAGGCCAACAAACTCCCGGAAGAGGACATCTTATGA
- a CDS encoding methylated-DNA--[protein]-cysteine S-methyltransferase, with product MTGTPIGDLTLVRRGSALSALYMQEHRHQPDESTFGPREESATGVLGEAVRQLREYFHGERRTFDLPLDPTGTDFQQRVWAQLRAIPYGRTRSYGDLARALGSAGASRAVGLANGRNPISIVVPCHRVIGANGAMTGFGGGIERKVWLLDHERETLGDEGDVGSGRGGTQQMLDLPR from the coding sequence ATGACCGGCACTCCGATCGGCGACCTCACGCTCGTACGTCGCGGATCGGCCCTCTCGGCGCTCTACATGCAGGAGCACCGCCACCAACCCGATGAATCCACCTTCGGCCCGCGCGAGGAATCCGCCACGGGCGTGCTGGGCGAGGCAGTGCGCCAATTGAGGGAGTACTTTCACGGCGAACGCCGCACCTTCGACCTGCCGCTGGACCCGACCGGGACCGACTTCCAACAGCGCGTGTGGGCCCAGCTGCGGGCGATCCCCTATGGGCGCACCCGCAGCTACGGCGACCTGGCCCGCGCGTTGGGTTCGGCCGGCGCGAGCCGTGCCGTCGGCCTCGCCAACGGGCGCAACCCGATCTCCATCGTGGTCCCGTGCCACCGCGTGATCGGGGCGAACGGCGCCATGACCGGTTTCGGCGGGGGCATCGAGCGCAAGGTGTGGCTGCTGGACCACGAGCGCGAGACGCTCGGTGACGAGGGTGACGTGGGCTCCGGAAGGGGCGGGACGCAGCAGATGCTGGACCTGCCGCGCTGA
- a CDS encoding histone-like nucleoid-structuring protein Lsr2, which produces MAQRVQILLEDDLDHSEAAETVTFALDGVNYEIDLSAANAARLRDDLATWTGHARKVRGARKATTSRASSGSTAGRDDLNKIREWGRANGFTVSDRGRVSGELQTAYAEANS; this is translated from the coding sequence ATGGCTCAGCGCGTACAGATTCTGCTCGAGGACGACCTCGACCACTCCGAAGCTGCGGAGACCGTGACTTTCGCCCTCGACGGTGTCAACTACGAGATCGACCTGTCGGCGGCCAATGCCGCGCGGCTGCGAGATGACCTGGCCACCTGGACCGGTCACGCCCGCAAGGTCCGCGGCGCCCGCAAAGCGACCACTTCCCGGGCCAGCAGCGGCAGCACCGCAGGTCGCGACGACCTGAACAAGATCCGCGAATGGGGTCGCGCCAACGGTTTCACCGTGAGCGACCGCGGTCGTGTTTCCGGTGAGTTGCAGACGGCGTACGCCGAGGCGAATTCCTGA
- the ligD gene encoding non-homologous end-joining DNA ligase gives MAEAQQVSVEVEGRRLALSNLDKVLYPATETTKGEVLHYYARVAPVLLPILAGRPVTRVRWPHGVGDTSFFEKNVPQGAPSWLPRMTVASSGSRGGGDRVTYPFVEDLAALTYLANLAAIELHVPQWRWVDDAAANPDRLVIDLDPGSPAGLAECADLALQVREELADAGMERAVPVTSGSKGMQVYAALDGSRTSEEIRDWAKELAQSLTRRNPDLVVWKMTKSIRGGKVLLDWSQNTAAKTTIAPYSLRGRERPMVAAPRSWEEVQEPGRLTQLDFEEVLDRLDSDGDLFGAALGD, from the coding sequence ATGGCTGAGGCGCAGCAGGTGAGCGTCGAGGTCGAGGGACGCCGCCTGGCCCTCAGCAACCTGGACAAGGTGCTCTATCCGGCGACCGAGACCACCAAGGGCGAGGTGCTGCACTACTACGCGCGGGTGGCGCCGGTGCTGCTTCCGATCCTGGCGGGCCGGCCCGTCACGCGCGTGCGCTGGCCGCACGGTGTCGGTGACACGTCGTTCTTCGAGAAGAACGTGCCACAGGGCGCGCCGTCCTGGCTGCCGCGGATGACGGTGGCGTCGAGCGGTTCGCGTGGTGGCGGCGACCGCGTCACCTATCCGTTCGTGGAGGACCTCGCCGCGCTGACCTATCTGGCCAACCTCGCGGCGATCGAGCTGCACGTGCCCCAGTGGCGTTGGGTCGACGACGCCGCGGCCAACCCCGATCGGCTCGTGATCGACCTGGATCCGGGATCCCCCGCCGGCCTGGCCGAGTGCGCGGATCTCGCGCTGCAGGTCCGGGAGGAGCTGGCGGACGCGGGGATGGAACGCGCCGTGCCGGTGACCTCCGGCAGCAAAGGCATGCAGGTGTACGCCGCGCTGGACGGCTCGCGCACGAGCGAGGAGATCCGCGACTGGGCCAAGGAGTTGGCTCAGTCGCTGACGCGGCGCAATCCGGACCTGGTCGTGTGGAAGATGACCAAATCCATCCGCGGGGGGAAAGTCCTGCTGGACTGGTCGCAGAACACCGCTGCTAAGACCACCATCGCCCCGTATTCACTACGCGGCAGGGAACGGCCCATGGTGGCCGCCCCGCGCAGCTGGGAAGAAGTGCAGGAGCCCGGCCGACTCACTCAACTCGATTTCGAAGAAGTGCTGGACCGACTCGATTCCGACGGGGATCTATTCGGCGCGGCGCTGGGCGACTGA
- the ligD gene encoding non-homologous end-joining DNA ligase, producing MRPMLATPSARVPSGDRWQHEVKWDGMRVLADVHDGRVRLTSRTEREVSVAFPELLTETAGLSAYDDLLLDGEIVSLREGRPSFGALAERFNVGDARTAATLAVQAPVTLMAFDVLRMAGTSTLARPLSQRRELLEGIGLATPRVQVPPVFTEGEDLLRATADQGLEGIVSKRTDSAYLPGSRSPQWRKIVHRTTGSYVIGGWRPETDSARLGALLVGTPTPDGLAFRGRIGSGLAGAAGDRLLAQLRSRSRPDSPFLERVPAIDAKGCTWVEPDLVADLEYHGVSEGGRLRQPTWRGLRPDLSPAELMDTAVQDVADG from the coding sequence ATGCGCCCCATGCTCGCCACCCCTTCCGCACGGGTGCCGAGCGGCGACCGGTGGCAGCACGAGGTCAAATGGGACGGCATGCGCGTGCTGGCCGACGTGCACGACGGCCGGGTGCGGCTCACCTCCCGCACCGAACGCGAGGTGTCGGTGGCCTTCCCCGAGCTGCTGACCGAGACCGCGGGCCTCAGTGCGTACGACGATCTGCTCCTCGACGGGGAGATCGTGAGCCTGCGCGAGGGCCGACCGTCGTTCGGTGCGTTGGCCGAGCGGTTCAACGTCGGCGATGCGCGCACCGCCGCGACCCTCGCGGTGCAGGCGCCGGTGACGCTGATGGCCTTCGACGTGCTGCGGATGGCCGGCACGTCGACGCTGGCGCGGCCGCTGTCGCAGCGCCGGGAGTTGCTGGAGGGCATCGGCCTCGCCACCCCGCGGGTGCAGGTGCCGCCGGTGTTCACCGAGGGCGAGGACCTGTTGCGGGCGACGGCCGACCAGGGCCTGGAGGGGATCGTGTCCAAGCGCACCGACTCGGCGTATCTGCCGGGGTCGCGCAGCCCGCAGTGGCGCAAGATCGTGCACCGCACCACGGGCTCGTACGTGATCGGCGGCTGGCGCCCGGAGACCGACTCCGCGCGACTGGGAGCGCTCCTCGTGGGGACGCCGACCCCGGACGGACTGGCCTTCCGGGGCCGCATCGGTTCGGGGCTGGCCGGCGCCGCGGGTGACCGGCTCCTGGCACAGCTGCGCTCTCGCAGCCGACCGGACTCCCCGTTCCTGGAACGGGTGCCGGCGATCGATGCGAAGGGCTGCACGTGGGTCGAGCCGGACCTGGTGGCCGACCTGGAGTACCACGGGGTCTCCGAGGGGGGCCGGCTGCGGCAACCGACGTGGCGCGGACTGCGCCCGGACCTCAGCCCTGCCGAACTCATGGACACGGCCGTACAGGATGTCGCCGATGGCTGA